The proteins below are encoded in one region of Clostridium estertheticum:
- a CDS encoding MarR family winged helix-turn-helix transcriptional regulator, with the protein MDRSKAIGFVVKTLSNQVKRQIDIGVSKCEIDGITGMQCWIIGYLCDNVEKRDVFQKDVEIAFNIRRSTATVILQLMEKNELITRESVSCDARLKKLILTEKAFGIHLKIESQIIQVEQKIAKGLTNEEIETFLRLVNKISKNIE; encoded by the coding sequence ATGGATCGTTCAAAGGCTATAGGATTTGTAGTAAAAACACTTTCTAATCAAGTGAAACGACAAATTGATATTGGCGTTTCAAAATGTGAGATTGATGGCATAACAGGAATGCAGTGCTGGATCATTGGTTATCTTTGTGATAACGTAGAGAAAAGAGATGTTTTCCAAAAAGATGTTGAAATTGCGTTTAACATTAGGAGGTCCACAGCTACTGTAATTTTACAACTTATGGAAAAAAATGAATTGATAACTAGGGAATCAGTGTCTTGCGATGCACGATTAAAAAAACTTATTCTTACTGAAAAAGCTTTTGGCATTCATCTAAAGATAGAATCCCAAATTATTCAAGTAGAACAAAAAATTGCGAAGGGCTTAACAAATGAAGAAATTGAAACTTTCCTTCGGCTTGTGAACAAAATTTCAAAAAATATAGAATAG